In Setaria viridis chromosome 5, Setaria_viridis_v4.0, whole genome shotgun sequence, the genomic stretch AAAGAGTTCCTGCAATGAAGCCTTATACTCTTCTTTATGGAAACAGTTTGATTCGTCTTTCATTGACCTCCTTCGACGCGCCGGAGAGAAAAAAAGCAAGAAACAAATTGTGGATGATTGATCTTGGTGGAAGTGAAAGACTTGTAAAGACAAAAGCAACTGGGAAACGGCTCAAGGAAGGCAAAGCCATAAATTTGTCACTGTCAGCCTTAGGGGATGTGATTGATGCACTTCAAACCAAAAAAGCTCATGTCCCTTATAGGTAAATAAAATCCATGACATAGTAGTATTAGGCAGTTGGCACAACAGATAACAATTTTCTTCCATAAATTTGGGGCACAATAACAATTCACCTTCTCAAATTTTCCAGGAATAGCAAGCTTACACAAGTTCTTAGAGATTCTCTAGGTAAGTAGCATGTCACCACCATTCTAGATAATGCAGAACAATTGTTCCTACCTTATTTTACAACCCAGATATTTAGCccacattgattttttttttcacattgaCAGGATGTGATTCCAAAATGTTGATGCTTGTCCATATCCGCCCAAATGAGAATGACTTGTGTGAAACAATTTGTACCTTGGGTTTCGCAACAAGAGTTAGAAGCATTCGCTTGGAAAATGAAGAGCCACCGGTAAGCTTTTGCCATATCCATTAGCATCAATATATATGCATGAAAATGAATTAGTAGgttaatttttttccattgcTATGAATTAAGCATTTAGCTTAGTTAATCGCCCAATGGTGGGCTGGTGGCATGCTTTGATTTCCAAAGAACAAATTGGAATAACAGGATGAGAGTCTGTTTGATTTCCcataaaaaaattcaatttCCCAGAAAAACTATCATAACAGTCTATATGTCCATGTAAATAAGTAATCCAAATTTTATTCATGTGGATTCGCACAATCATTAATGCAAAATCTAATGTTTTGATCTTAAACAGGATGAAAAAGCAAGAAAGGAACATTTATTAACAGAGTTAGAACGGGAGATCAGTGATTTAGAGCAAGAATGTGAAGATATTACTAGAAAGATTAAGAAGCTCGAGGAGACGATGGAGCATTTGAAAGGACCCCAGCCATCTGTTAGCACAAATTTTGTCGTTTCACAACCATTGAGTGGAGACCTGAAAACTGACATGTCAAAGAATACAAAGAATTCAAAGAATCGAAGAGAAGTTTCTTCTAGGTTACCTAGTTTTATGAAGCCAACAGCTTCTAGCCAGCAGAGGATAGGCTTGACTAAACACATTCCTGTCAGTAACAGGACAAAACCACCAATTCCACCAAAGAGAAGGCCTTCCTCAGTTTATGCTGAGTCTGTAAGGCTGCCAGTAAATCGTACCACTTGGCAGTCAGAATGCAGCTCTGAATGCAGTATCTCCATGACAAGTGACATGAATTGGATGCCAAGCGTACAAGATGGGACAGAATGCAGCCAGCAGGATACATCAGAGTATGAGACCAAACAGGTGATTTTCTCAGAAGATGAGGAATTGTTGCAGGGTCAACTGATTTTGCTTGCAGAATCAGGGAAAatgcagaataaaactgaggaAATGGGCATTATAGACATTGACAGTTGGATTCATCAACAAATCATCGAAAACACCAGCATATGTCAAAGTGAAAACGTTCTAGATATTCCTGAAATAACTGAATATGGAACTTACAATTCTAGTACTGCATCGCCAATTCAGGAATGTATTAAAGGTGGTAAGCAGGCACAAGATGAAGACAGTAACCTGAAACTGCAATCCTCTATGCAAAATGTAGAAGGTATCAAGCAAGCAAAGGCTATTAATCAATTCCCATCAGCGGAATTATGCACTCCTCCCTCAAAAGAACTTTGCAACAATGAAAAAATGAAGGAACATAAAAGTGAAAGGCTTGCATATAATGGGAATTCCAGAAGAACGCTACAGGAAAAGTTGGACAAGTGCATGCCAGAGCAGCTAGACAAGGAATCACTCGAGAAAAAGCCAGAGAAGGAATCGAAAACCGATGCAATCATACAACCTGAAATCAGGCTCCAGGATGAAGAACACTATATAGGTAAAGCTCTGTCCAACATTAGAGAATGTGCTTCCAAGGAAATATACTTCAAAATAAAAGGGCGTTATACATCTAGTGTAATCTGGATTTTGTTGAAGCTAGTCCTGATAAAACTGAAATCAATGTCGGGGAAAGTATTTGCAAGGAAGCTGTTATGGTAAGGGATGCTTGTCCCTAACCAAAGGGAAACATTGTAAAATACGGACATATTGAAGCAAATAAAATTTGCAGAAAAGGTGAAAAAACCAAAATATCAATCAAGCGATGCTTCATTTCATATCTGAAAGCTATCTCAGCATATTCACTTCTTGGTCAAGTAACTTGCCGAAATCTGAAAATTGAACCGAATCATGTGTG encodes the following:
- the LOC117857832 gene encoding kinesin-like protein KIN-14B → MAPACIIPNMDGQSGKTMQSLPDTLSSLMGFNKYLTPSWIESVSHIIKELSPTDAKAKVMVQMTQNIGPDDAESDTKVVKVQDELVSLNAQLKQITVQRRQSLNNYLDLKGNIRVFCRVRPFHHEESYQSKTLFTLDESNVFLKVAETKIKQYKFDKVFNQCSTQGDVFAEIEPVIKSALDGYNVCIFAYGQTGSGKTYTMEGKPTATDLGVIPRGIQALFDRASESHRRFLFTFSMLEIYMGNLRDLLVPGSKTHGFKKVPSLSIKTDPDGGIEIENLVAVTVNSFQEVKRLYEVGTRLRSTAYTMANSTSSRSHCLIRLSLTSFDAPERKKARNKLWMIDLGGSERLVKTKATGKRLKEGKAINLSLSALGDVIDALQTKKAHVPYRNSKLTQVLRDSLGCDSKMLMLVHIRPNENDLCETICTLGFATRVRSIRLENEEPPDEKARKEHLLTELEREISDLEQECEDITRKIKKLEETMEHLKGPQPSVSTNFVVSQPLSGDLKTDMSKNTKNSKNRREVSSRLPSFMKPTASSQQRIGLTKHIPVSNRTKPPIPPKRRPSSVYAESVRLPVNRTTWQSECSSECSISMTSDMNWMPSVQDGTECSQQDTSEYETKQVIFSEDEELLQGQLILLAESGKMQNKTEEMGIIDIDSWIHQQIIENTSICQSENVLDIPEITEYGTYNSSTASPIQECIKGGKQAQDEDSNLKLQSSMQNVEGIKQAKAINQFPSAELCTPPSKELCNNEKMKEHKSERLAYNGNSRRTLQEKLDKCMPEQLDKESLEKKPEKESKTDAIIQPEIRLQDEEHYIDKSTKFFRALRTAWVGALLGLGIMSLGLEQDFFQSLTL